The genomic interval GCTTAACTTATTGATCAGCAAGGCTTTCAAAATCCATCTGCTGCCCTATTTCCTCTGCATTTTAAGTGCATATTGTAAAGTTAGTctctttttgtctcatttttaaCAATGATGTGCCACAGTCCCCAGGGTGCTAAGTTCTTGCGCAGCCGAGACAATTATCCCGATATCCAAGCGCAGCGTTCCGCTTTCACAGACAGTCACGGCAAACTTTTTACCCCCTAACATTCTCcttccttttgttttttaaacattctagGGGGGCAATTTGCTTTTCCCGTCTTACCTCAAGTTACTAAGGGGTTTCAGGCTACTGTAATAGTAATTGCGAGCCCCCCACGCCACCCCACATTGGAGGGCTAATTAAAGAGACGGAGGCTGTGAAGGTTTGGATCCCCTGGGTTCAGGCTCAGCATGAGAAAGGTAATTTGTCTGTCCTGAACAAAGAGATTAGGGAGAAGCCGGGGAGCTACTTAATAAATGAGCATCAAATGTCCTCAGCCGTGGACACGGACAGCACCAATTATGTCACCATGAAATTgcacataataaaaacaatggcTGCCGGACGAGGCCTCCTATCTGTCTAGGGAAGCGTTCGGCcggttctctctctctctctagctcCTTTCTGTACTGGCTTGTTTTAGCTCCCAGCTTATTTCTATAGGTTCAGAGGAGAATTACAGCAAACTTCGAAATTTGAGCACCgcaatctcataaattacagtGCATCTTCACTGCAGCGGTGAATAAGTTTCCTAATAACGATTCGAATCTCTCCGTACCACGCGAAAACACGACTGTTTAAGTATCTCCTGAGGACACGTGGTCTATCTCTATTCCTGCTGGTGAAGAGGGGCGTCTGGGTGTATTTAAGAACTCTCTCTCCGCTATAATTAAAGCAGCGAGGCCAATATTCAGATTGCATTTTAGCATTAataattcagctgttttcactACAATTGATGTCGgcacataaataaacaatgagGCCTCATATTTACACAGCGGCAGCCGCCGAGCGAGAGCAGGGGAGAGGAAGAAGGTGGAATGGAAGGATGGGGGCttaaacagacatttaaaattaaGCTTGATAATGCAAAGGCTTTCAATTTGAAACGCAACATGCTCTTGGAGCTAATTTGTAAAAGTGACGATGCCTTAAAAGGCCTCTAACGGAGCACCGAGCTTAATGGAGCCGTTTCCCTACTCACTACGCCTCTCCTCAAACTATTTTTTCCCATTGAAGGTGAAATAAATGTTCACTTGGAAACTCGACAACTGTCCGATCTCTCTCGCATAAGCTCCCACATCCCCGTTGTCTCCATATCAATACTGATTATGTGTCACTGAGCTGTTATTTTCAGTGCTGCCGTTTATTTAAAGCTGTGCAGCGTCGGAGGAGCAAATAGTCAGACAGAACTGTGGCAGTGAAAACAGAGATGAAAATGGGACAGAATACTTGACGCCAGCtagctttttttgtaaaaaaacacacCTTTTGTTGCTGAGCAAAGAATGTGTGACCAGTATATTCAGGgtttcacattttttgtatCTTGTGGATGACAAATTATAAAACTATACATAATCAGCATTGAGTGTGAATGCATCAGGGTTTGGAAGGAGGAATCATTTTCACCTTCCTCACTAAAAAGCTTGCGTTAGCTGTGATCTCATTTCAGCAAGTTAACATTAATTGTGATAAATTAGCTTCCAGCCAGGATGAATTACATTTGTTCTCTAGACCTGACTATGGGTTAGGAGCACAGAATTAGATATACAATCTGTtccttaaaactaaaatatgcaaataaaacagaaataaaaaactattttgataAGTGACTGATTGAATGGTGTGTTTggcaaattaacaaaaataataataacgacGGCTTGTAGCAAAAATGCCACAGATAAGCACAAAAATGTCCTATAAATTCAAGGCAAAggcacaattaaacaatgtattacagctgtcacaattaaaatgaaatgagaaaattaatgaaaagtttcaatttgtgaaatgttttgtgcAGCgctgagccttataaccaatcagatgcgtttctgttgaacttaggaatgcattggccaatcagaggcacttagattagtcagcgctaaaaaaaacaaaaaaaaaaacgcaggaGCTGTTGATGAGAGTGCACGCTCGTGGATTGCCTCATCATAAGTCAGATATGACgtaaataagagattaattttgtagcttcagtgattataatgggagtttttgcataacttgcaCTAGTCTAACGTCTTGGATCGACACAtttgtctgtgaagccagaatgtgacatGTCCAAAATGTAGGCACAAAACAAATGTTGTATATAGTTTTCTACgtcaatattaataatcattattaaagagaaataaatgctttttgtcataatattgcagccctatgaGCCCGTTTTTTTACATGTGTAATTtagaaacaataataaacattctattgttattgacagtttaaaatattgattaaagtaattgggtaagtataagtatttgacattaaaaacaacatagtATGAtgatttagggctgtcaaacgattaatcgcatacaaaataaaagtctgagtttgcctaatatatgtgtgtgtactgtgtgtaattattatgtacacACAaagtaatgtatatatttaacagaaatatgttatgtacaaaatatttatttatatatatattataaactatataaaaatacttgtaaatatattttttaaatatatacttgaatgtgttttgtgttttatatatacataataattacacactgtacacacacatatattaggcaaactcagacttttattttgtttatttgattaattgcgattaattgtttgagagattataataataaggtgaCTGTAGATTAGACAGATTAATCTAAGCTTGAAACTTTGATAGCAGACAGATAGCGGTTCTCACTTTCTGGTCAGGCAGTAGAGGGTTAGTCTGCAGTGAACTCAAATGGCCGTTGATGAGTGCTGTGGGTCTGTCGTGTTCGCAGAACAAGCTGCCGTTGATGTAGTGAAACCTGTCACCAGGGACCAGCCGGTTCCGGCAAGTGGAACATGTGAAACACTGCAGGAGGCAATGAAAAGGACTCGGTTACCCACAATTCTCAGTGCATTACATACATTATAGCTAATCTCTGGACAAGTTAAATCATTAtctgttattttagtttcttATAAGGATTTCACGATGAAAAGACTGACTAAATAGGCTATTGTTTACATAAAACACCATCAAACAATCATTAAAAAGGAGTCTCTATGGAGTGTGAAAGGATTCTGTAGTGCAATGAAGCGTTAAGCAGTGGTCATTTAAAGATTAAAGGTTACCTTGAGATGGTACACGTTTCCCTGTGCCCTCATAACCAGTTCACTGGCTGGGATGGACTGACCACACGCGCTGCACGCCCCACTGTTCCCAAATAACCTGTGAAAGGAAACGGAGACATGTTAGCAttatcaaaataagacaaaGTGTGAGCACTGAATATGAGAAAAAGCCTAAATCAAAACAGCATGATATAAATTAGCATGTGCCAGAAAAtatcattaacaaaaatatcaaataactaagaacaaaattattcattaacatgaataaacaaggaaaaaaactaattacGTAACATTACTACCACATTTCATACTAATATCTCATGACCAGTATCTCACTCATTAACATGTCTATTTTCGTTCACACAGTGTGACCTGTGCAGACAAATGAAATCTTTCTGCATTAATAACTAAAGCTCTCCATTGTACGTGACTTGCAAgcgcgatttttttttttttcagtcaatgactgattttataataatattttcactTAAGGCTTCAGAAGGTTTGATACACCACTGTTTAAATAGTGTAGATAGGTTTTATGTTttcaaaagaagtctcttatgctcatcaagtctgcatatatttgattaaacagtaatgctgtaaaatatcatcactatttatcatattttaaaatgtaatttattcctataatGGCAAATAtggtcattactccagtcttcagcatcacatgattcttcaagAATCATTCTGaaggatttgctgctcaagaaacactaCTTATTACCACATCTGAAATCTTGTGCGGAAACTGGaatcattttttcaggattctttgctaaatagaaagttcaaaagaacttgtaaaataaaactcttttgtgacaatataaatgttgaaacatttaatgcgtccttgctgaataaaagtatacatttctttcgctaaaaaaaaaaaaaacgtactcgaaacttttaaaaagtggtGTATATAGTGTATTAGTCACGTAGACTAATATTACAATACTTTATAGAATTTTGTTGTACTTCCGAGAGCCTGACGGCTTTGGTCACCAtccactttcattgtatggaagaGAGCAGcgttaacatttttcaaaacttctccttttgtgtttcatttgAAAGTAAGTCATATGAGTTTAGTAAATGAATTGAAATGAgatttgaaataaaacacaacagaCATGCATAACACAAGGTACTTATTAGCACTGACACTAATGAATACTTCTGTGTGGATCAAAAAGATTTGTTAACTTGTTTGGCCTTGTTTTACTGTAAGAATGAAATCCTTGCAGAGACAGGTTAAATCATTTCAATCCTGTGCCCAGGCCTCCTTTTTCTCCCTCtcacagtctctctctctctcaaatgcACACATGCAGAACAAATTACATCTTCAATATTCTGATgtaggaaaaataaaatcatagtAATATCGGCAAACCAAATGAAAAAATCCTGCATCCTGTCCTCCAAAAGCCTCTGCCACTGGGACTAAGTATTACCTTTGGTGTTCATTTTTTGCAACCTAATAATAACCTAGAACATAAGCAATCAGGGCCTAAGAATATTTGATTGTACATCTAGGCGGAGACACAGCGCTTTTGCCATTAGGACTCAAGCGAGTGCTCAGTCACTGCCGCCTTTCCATTAGAAACCCTCGGCTACCCGGGTTGATATATAATGTGCATGGGTTAACCTTTTCAATCATGGTGTCAACACTTTAGATTTGCTTCTGCTCATCTCTTTCGTCTCTAACCTTCcctctctccccctctctctctcagtctctTGATAATGAAATGCTTGCTCCTGCTTCCTTTCTATCTGCCTTCTGAGTCCACAATTTAGATTACTTCATCTTGCCGAGCAACAAACTGAATGAAATTTCGATTTGAGCAGAAAGTAATTTACTGGGATCTGGACCCATTTGTCATCATATCTCACTGGCTGTTTGCTCTATCACTGCACTTTTCCTATGCAATCAAATAAGACCACAGCATCTGACAAgctccagagagagagagagagagagagggagagagagggaaatatgaggaaggaaggaagcaagaaagaaagagactGTTAGAAGGTTAGAGGGAGGGAAACGGGGAACGGCCACAAAAGGATAGCAAGGAAAGGGATGAAGGAAACGTTGGGTGTTACACAGCTATAGATTAACCCAAAAGTTCACGCGGGATTTCGTCCCCAAAGATACTCGTAAACCGATAAACGCGCATTGCGCGGACGGCAATATAACGTGCGTTCCGACATCGAAACGGCTGTCGCCGGCGACGCTTTGCATACGCGCGTGGCGTTTATTGAGGGCGCTATACGACGAGCGAGTGAAGCTTTAAGAGTTTCTCTTCAGCGCCGGCTGTAGGGTGAGGCGAGGGGGGGGAGGGAAAAACAAATTTGGCTGTGGCATCGATTGGAGCAGCTCAATCAAAACTCAATTTCAAACGTAATTAGCTGTAGGCTTGTGACAACAGCGCGGCTTCAATGGCGTCGATGGGCCAGTCATGCTAGGCAAATGTCAGGGGGGGAAGGTCTTTAAACGCTGCAGTTTGATTCACCTGTAAAATGACATCTTCCCCCGGCCTTGAGAAAGCAATCTGCCTCGCCACGACGTGCGCTTGATTCGACAATCCCCGAGCGCTCGCACCTAAATTCGCTTACAAGCGTGCGTTATTTGGGATCCGGGCTCCCCTTTTAATTGTCCCGGTGTCTTTCCGTGAAGAATCTCCAGGCaacctttttattttctccatgCCTCTCGATACGTAGCGTAGCAGGTTAATTATTTGAGCAGGGGATGGCTGCTGATAGCATTTGATTTAAAGGCCTGAAGGCTTTAGGTGCTCAATTAAGTTGCTATCAGTCTGCTCCTCACCTCTAATGGTCTCTCTCGCCATTGAACTTCTGTGCTGACGAGGGGCGCGTAGAGGAGCGATATCACGGGTCACCATAATTAAGGCCAAGGGACTCTTTAATTGCAATGACACCACCAGTTTTGGCTTCCTTCAGCCCTCTCCTTTGTTGTTTTCTCACTTTCTAGGTATTCAGGCCCTTGATCAATCAGAGGAGGAGGATTTTGTCAGCGAAAACATTGCGGAATGCTGATTTATTGACTCGCTCCGTCTCGGAACGGGCGGAATAAAGAAGGGGCTACAATCTACGGCTGTCTTTCATTACGAAAGCAAGACAAGAAATCTGTCTGCGCTCCATAGGCGATGTCTAGAGGATTTAATTTGGATACCGACTGTGAGGTAAAATACAACCTAGCAGGGCTGTTTCGGGCCATCTGGCAGAAGCTCGGCCTCTTAAGCGGAACCTTTTGAGTGGAGTGATGTAAGTTGGTACAACAATGATTTCTGCAACACAGTCCATTATAAAAATGCCTCTCAACATTAGCAGCCAAAGCACCTTAAAAGCACCGGGCCATATTGATACTTAAGCAGGGCTTTGCATAATGGCAATGTTacattagagagagagagaaggtgGGTGGGGTGGAAGGGAAGGGTAGGGGGAGATTTCACGGCAAAGAGAGAGTGTGGCGGGCGGAGGGGGCTGAAAGCAGCCAAATGACACTCGGTTAATTCAGAGTAACAGATCTAGTCCCAAGTGGATTGAAGGCCTTGAATTAATTCTGTTATGACAAATCAAGATAAACGTTTCCCCTAAATTGCATGcgatttaattaatttctgaGATCCAAGTATTTCCTGGCTTAATAGTTCACATGCTCCCGTGCTGTCATAGTGCTTGAGTGGGCAGACTTCAAAGTGATATTAAATAACCAACTATTAGATTTACCTAGCACGTTCTATTGGAAAAGTGCCATTTAATTACCTGGCTCTATTCAATTAAAAGGACAGTGTTTTTCCCCCCGACCTAATGGTCACATGATTGCTCTCTCCCCAAATTaattccctctctctctctctctcggttCTCTCCGGCTCACACAAATATCAGCCATGGCTTAGGGACAACATGATTTCCAACGAGTCCCTCCTGCGTCTCTGAAATCTCACGGCGGTTGCCCTTGCGCTCGACGCTGGTGGCCTCGAACTGAGTGGTATCAGAAGCCTATCATCCCATGTCATTTCCCCCCATCTGCCATTAGGGAAAATGGGATGCGTTTTCGCTCGCGCCATCCCAATCAATCGCTAAGCCTTTTTGCATCAGTGGTATTAATATAATTCTGGATATGTAACTTCAT from Labeo rohita strain BAU-BD-2019 chromosome 6, IGBB_LRoh.1.0, whole genome shotgun sequence carries:
- the lmo4b gene encoding LIM domain transcription factor LMO4b, encoding MVNPGGSAQPPPVGAGSLSWKRCAGCGGKIADRFLLYAMDSYWHSRCLKCSCCQAQLGEIGTSCYTKSGMILCRNDYIRLFGNSGACSACGQSIPASELVMRAQGNVYHLKCFTCSTCRNRLVPGDRFHYINGSLFCEHDRPTALINGHLSSLQTNPLLPDQKVC